From a region of the Campylobacter showae genome:
- a CDS encoding LolA family protein, whose protein sequence is MKKIAIIFSLAASLMGLDFNEIKSQIKTQNISGDFAQTKFLSGFNVEFKSYGKFELSQSELLYDTLSPIAVSIVINERGIFQKSGNQLIKIDQNFDKKLFLSIIKLDKDELEKEFIFKISGDKNNWKIELTPKNLLLKQIFTRILVGGDKFVRKIVLNEVSGDKTVNDFYNVK, encoded by the coding sequence ATGAAAAAAATAGCGATAATTTTTAGTTTGGCTGCGAGCCTGATGGGGCTTGATTTTAATGAGATAAAATCTCAAATCAAAACGCAAAACATCAGCGGCGATTTTGCTCAGACGAAGTTTTTGAGCGGTTTTAACGTGGAGTTTAAAAGCTACGGCAAATTTGAACTCAGTCAAAGCGAACTGCTCTACGACACGCTAAGCCCGATCGCGGTGAGCATCGTCATAAACGAGCGCGGTATCTTTCAAAAAAGCGGCAACCAGCTCATAAAAATCGATCAAAATTTTGATAAAAAGCTCTTTTTATCTATCATAAAGCTTGATAAAGACGAGCTTGAGAAGGAATTTATCTTTAAAATCTCGGGCGATAAAAACAACTGGAAAATAGAGCTGACGCCCAAAAATCTACTGCTAAAGCAAATCTTTACGCGAATCTTAGTAGGAGGCGATAAATTCGTCCGCAAGATCGTGTTAAACGAGGTTAGCGGCGATAAAACGGTAAATGATTTTTACAACGTAAAATGA
- a CDS encoding thiazole synthase, whose protein sequence is MKNDEKDDILELGGHKFSSRFILGSGKFSLPLLEAAVHEAGAQIVTLALRRVNEGGVENILDFIPKGVTLLPNTSGARNADECVRIAKLAREAGCGDLVKVEVIRDSKYLLPDNYETIKATEKLANMGFVVMPYMYPDLNVARDLASAGAACVMPLGAPIGTNKGLCTREFIKILLAEIDLPVIVDAGIGTPAQACEAMQMGCAAVMANTAIATAGDVKTMARAFALAIQAGRLAYLSGLGGVSESARASSPLTGFLE, encoded by the coding sequence ATGAAAAATGACGAAAAAGACGATATTTTAGAACTTGGCGGGCATAAATTTAGCTCGCGTTTTATCCTGGGATCGGGTAAATTTTCGCTACCTCTTTTGGAGGCCGCGGTGCACGAGGCGGGCGCGCAGATCGTGACGCTGGCGCTTCGGCGCGTGAACGAGGGCGGGGTAGAAAATATCTTAGATTTTATCCCAAAGGGCGTGACGCTGCTACCAAACACCTCAGGCGCTAGAAATGCCGATGAGTGCGTGCGTATCGCAAAGCTAGCGCGCGAGGCCGGCTGCGGCGACCTCGTGAAGGTTGAGGTTATCAGAGACAGCAAATACCTGCTGCCCGACAACTACGAGACGATAAAAGCGACCGAAAAGCTCGCAAACATGGGCTTTGTCGTGATGCCCTATATGTATCCCGACCTAAACGTCGCGCGCGATCTAGCCTCGGCGGGGGCTGCGTGCGTGATGCCGCTTGGCGCTCCGATCGGGACGAACAAAGGCCTTTGTACGCGCGAATTTATAAAAATTTTGCTCGCCGAGATAGACCTGCCCGTGATCGTAGATGCGGGTATCGGCACTCCCGCGCAAGCGTGCGAAGCAATGCAGATGGGCTGCGCGGCCGTGATGGCAAACACCGCTATCGCGACTGCCGGCGACGTAAAAACTATGGCGCGGGCATTTGCGCTGGCGATACAGGCGGGCAGGCTGGCGTATCTATCCGGGCTTGGTGGTGTGAGCGAAAGCGCGCGGGCATCGAGTCCGCTGACGGGATTTTTGGAG
- a CDS encoding acyl-CoA thioesterase, protein MISKSVALKAQFYDVDSMNVVWHGNYVKYFETARCALLEEIGYDYEAMRADGYAYPIVKIEAKYVKPVFFGDEIEVEATLKECECFLRIGYVVKSAKTGETLCTGASSQAAVDMRAMQTCFEIPQELQNAIKRYINEKNSDNF, encoded by the coding sequence ATGATATCAAAATCAGTCGCGCTAAAGGCGCAGTTTTACGACGTGGACAGTATGAACGTCGTGTGGCACGGCAACTATGTGAAGTATTTCGAGACGGCTAGATGCGCGCTGCTAGAGGAGATAGGCTACGACTACGAGGCGATGAGAGCGGACGGCTACGCCTACCCGATCGTAAAAATCGAGGCGAAATACGTAAAACCCGTATTTTTCGGCGATGAAATCGAGGTTGAGGCGACGCTAAAGGAGTGCGAGTGCTTTTTAAGAATCGGCTACGTCGTAAAAAGCGCCAAAACAGGCGAGACGCTGTGCACGGGCGCGAGCTCGCAGGCGGCCGTGGATATGCGCGCGATGCAGACGTGCTTTGAAATCCCGCAAGAGCTACAAAATGCAATAAAAAGGTATATAAATGAAAAAAATAGCGATAATTTTTAG
- the thiS gene encoding sulfur carrier protein ThiS, whose product MLKINGKDGGEFIGKTVAQLLAAKGLKPERIAVELNGEILPKDKFDTVLRDGDSAEIVHFVGGG is encoded by the coding sequence ATGCTAAAAATAAACGGCAAAGACGGGGGCGAGTTTATCGGCAAAACCGTAGCGCAGCTGCTCGCCGCAAAGGGACTAAAGCCTGAGCGCATCGCAGTCGAGCTAAACGGCGAAATCTTGCCCAAGGATAAATTTGATACGGTGCTACGAGACGGCGACTCGGCCGAGATAGTGCATTTTGTAGGCGGAGGCTGA